One genomic region from Fictibacillus marinisediminis encodes:
- a CDS encoding YdeI/OmpD-associated family protein — protein MTIFDKLKLKKYQKMAVVNQPSEYHIFTDEPTTVSKDHDAIFIFVEALDEMVMHIQSIVKNEQLLLENGYLFIAYPKKGNKRFKTFIHRDEMFPALNVGEDGYVGDSDIKFARMVSMDDVFTVVGLKREKKKINKSSLAASQCVADYEDHIKDVERLLANHPNENIFYQKLTPGYQKDWARYIYSAKQQQTRDKRYLQMVDILSQGYKSMDLFRQKKK, from the coding sequence ATGACGATTTTTGATAAACTAAAACTTAAAAAATATCAAAAGATGGCCGTTGTCAATCAACCAAGTGAGTATCATATCTTTACAGATGAACCGACTACTGTTTCTAAAGATCATGATGCGATTTTTATTTTTGTGGAAGCATTGGATGAGATGGTGATGCATATTCAATCCATTGTGAAAAATGAGCAGCTTTTGCTAGAGAACGGATATCTCTTTATTGCGTATCCGAAAAAAGGAAATAAACGATTTAAAACCTTTATCCATAGAGATGAAATGTTTCCTGCATTGAATGTGGGAGAGGATGGATATGTTGGCGATAGTGATATCAAATTTGCGCGCATGGTGAGTATGGATGATGTTTTTACTGTTGTTGGGTTAAAACGCGAGAAAAAGAAAATCAATAAATCTTCTTTAGCAGCAAGCCAGTGTGTTGCGGATTATGAAGATCATATCAAAGACGTTGAACGGTTACTAGCTAACCATCCAAATGAAAATATATTCTATCAAAAGTTAACACCAGGCTATCAAAAAGACTGGGCACGATATATTTACTCAGCTAAACAACAGCAGACACGCGATAAGCGTTATCTGCAGATGGTGGATATTCTTTCGCAAGGATATAAATCGATGGACTTATTCCGCCAGAAAAAGAAATAA